In a genomic window of Trichoderma atroviride chromosome 4, complete sequence:
- a CDS encoding uncharacterized protein (EggNog:ENOG41) gives MGAESDGHAAQLLFSRWSHSSVGSSSGSHDDTEVDMMSSNRMPTPIQPSFAAQVRGQQNEWAGPGPVVTMLNGVINMGHHPAGFSDDQSVPRVMSGLEDWQAAQNHRRLPSPISEVEDNVLDQEFGEGSMMVDDGMGVTMDAALVLPPSPSRAMDHPNAMMDIESPPRSHLHGADGEGDAHSPSPARRGHMRSKHTIDSWTWQPGMKKSFSIGYRADCEKCRLKVPGHFNHIVIS, from the coding sequence ATGGGCGCCGAGTCTGATGGCCATGCCGCCCAGCTCCTGTTTTCTCGCTGGTCGCATTCGTCCGTGGGAAGCTCCTCCGGCTCTCACGACGACACCGAGGTGGACATGATGAGCTCTAACCGGATGCCAACACCAATACAGCCCAGCTTTGCTGCGCAGGTGCGCGGCCAGCAGAACGAGTGGGCTGGCCCTGGGCCTGTTGTGACAATGCTTAATGGGGTTATCAACATGGGCCACCACCCCGCGGGCTTCTCAGACGACCAGTCTGTGCCTCGTGTCATGTCGGGCCTGGAGGACTGGCAAGCTGCGCAAAACCACCGGAGGCTACCGTCGCCGATTTCAGAAGTGGAAGACAACGTTCTGGACCAAGAATTCGGCGAAGGAAGCATGATGGTGGACGATGGCATGGGCGTAACCATGGATGCTGCCTTGGTGCTAccaccgtcgccgtcgcGCGCGATGGACCACCCCAACGCCATGATGGACATTGAATCGCCGCCGCGCTCGCACTTACACGGAGCTGACGGCGAGGGTGACGCCCATTCACCCAGCCCTGCTCGCAGAGGCCATATGCGAAGCAAGCACACCATTGACAGCTGGACATGGCAGCCTGGCATGAAAAAGAGCTTCAGTATCGGGTACCGAGCCGATTGCGAAAAGTGCAGACTCAAAGTGCCTGGGCACTTTAACCACATCGTCATCTCATAG